One region of Thiorhodovibrio frisius genomic DNA includes:
- the modB gene encoding molybdate ABC transporter permease subunit produces the protein MFLTETDIEAIALTLRLATVTTLILFALGTPIAWWLARTRSRWKGPIGAVVALPLVLPPSVLGFYLLVAMGPNGPVGRLTEAFGIGLLPFTFWGLVAGSVFYSLPFMVQPVQNAFESIGDRPLEAAATLRAAPLDRFFSVALPLSLPGFVTAGILTFAHTVGEFGVVLMIGGNIPGVTRVASVQIYDYVEALEYGNAHRLAAVLLVFSFLVLLALYTWKPSGKKQ, from the coding sequence ATGTTCCTGACAGAAACTGATATCGAGGCGATTGCCCTCACCCTGCGCCTGGCCACGGTCACCACACTGATCCTATTCGCCCTCGGCACCCCCATCGCCTGGTGGCTGGCACGGACCCGCTCGCGCTGGAAAGGACCGATTGGCGCCGTGGTCGCCCTGCCGCTGGTGCTGCCACCCTCGGTGCTAGGCTTTTACCTGCTGGTGGCCATGGGGCCGAACGGGCCGGTGGGGCGGCTGACTGAAGCTTTCGGCATCGGACTGCTACCCTTTACCTTCTGGGGCTTGGTGGCGGGTTCCGTGTTCTACTCCCTGCCCTTCATGGTGCAACCGGTGCAGAACGCCTTCGAGAGCATCGGCGACCGCCCGCTGGAAGCAGCAGCCACCCTGCGCGCCGCGCCCCTGGATCGCTTCTTCAGCGTGGCGCTGCCGCTGTCGCTGCCAGGCTTTGTCACCGCCGGCATTCTCACCTTTGCCCACACCGTCGGTGAGTTTGGCGTGGTGCTGATGATCGGCGGGAACATTCCGGGGGTGACCCGAGTCGCCTCGGTGCAGATTTACGATTATGTCGAGGCGCTGGAATACGGCAACGCGCACCGACTGGCCGCAGTCCTGTTGGTATTCTCTTTCTTGGTTCTCTTGGCCCTGTATACGTGGAAACCGAGCGGGAAGAAGCAATGA
- the modC gene encoding molybdenum ABC transporter ATP-binding protein, giving the protein MSNPQANTKTAGATTGLLPLIEARFRVNWPGFTMELDERLPARGVTALFGHSGSGKTTLLRCIAGLERAAEGELRFNGQVWQDARTWVPTHQRPIGYVFQEASLFPHLSVLGNLRYGQKRSRAREQAQHVPDSGDARSAAFCLDHAIELLGIGHLLDRRPAALSGGERQRVGMARALAVNPRLLLMDEPLAALDLKRKQEILPYLERLHDDLEIPVLYVSHSPDEVARLADHLVVMDAGRVLASGPLNDTLARLDLPIRLGEDAGVVLDGQVAERDERWHLLRVACCQTSLWVRDTGAAVGDHARIRILARDVSITHAPQPETSILNTLPARVISLGDDAHPALALVKLDLSGSPLLARVTQRSAEQLGLKPAMDVWIQIKAVALL; this is encoded by the coding sequence ATGAGCAATCCCCAAGCAAACACAAAAACCGCAGGAGCCACAACCGGACTGCTGCCGCTGATTGAGGCGCGTTTCCGGGTCAACTGGCCTGGCTTCACAATGGAGTTGGACGAACGGCTGCCAGCACGCGGCGTCACCGCGCTCTTTGGCCATTCCGGCTCCGGCAAGACCACACTGCTACGCTGCATCGCCGGTTTGGAGCGGGCTGCCGAGGGCGAGCTACGCTTTAACGGCCAGGTTTGGCAGGATGCTCGCACCTGGGTGCCAACCCATCAACGGCCCATTGGCTACGTCTTTCAAGAGGCGAGCCTGTTCCCACATTTGAGCGTGCTCGGCAATCTGCGCTATGGCCAGAAGCGCAGCCGCGCGCGCGAGCAGGCCCAGCATGTGCCAGATTCAGGGGATGCTCGGTCGGCTGCCTTCTGCCTGGATCATGCCATCGAGTTGCTCGGCATCGGCCATCTGCTCGACCGGCGCCCGGCGGCACTCTCCGGCGGCGAGCGGCAGCGAGTCGGCATGGCGCGCGCGCTGGCGGTCAATCCGCGCCTGCTGCTGATGGACGAGCCGCTTGCGGCGCTTGATCTCAAACGCAAGCAGGAGATTCTGCCCTATCTGGAGCGCCTGCATGATGATCTGGAGATCCCGGTGCTCTATGTCAGCCACTCGCCCGACGAGGTCGCGCGACTGGCCGATCATCTGGTGGTGATGGACGCCGGTCGCGTGCTGGCTAGCGGCCCGCTAAACGACACCCTGGCGCGGCTCGATCTGCCGATTCGCCTGGGCGAGGACGCCGGAGTGGTGCTCGATGGCCAGGTGGCCGAGCGCGACGAGCGCTGGCATCTGCTGCGAGTCGCCTGCTGTCAGACCAGCCTGTGGGTGCGCGATACCGGCGCGGCGGTTGGCGATCATGCGCGCATTCGCATCCTGGCGCGAGATGTCAGCATCACTCATGCCCCGCAGCCCGAGACCAGCATTTTGAACACCCTGCCCGCGCGCGTCATTTCCCTAGGCGATGACGCCCATCCGGCACTGGCGCTGGTGAAGCTCGATCTGTCCGGCTCACCGCTACTGGCGCGCGTCACCCAGCGCTCAGCGGAGCAACTGGGGCTCAAGCCCGCCATGGATGTCTGGATTCAAATCAAGGCGGTGGCTTTGCTTTAG
- a CDS encoding ATP-binding protein, whose amino-acid sequence MKDIEITRPLELDRSQTVALDTHSFLNILNVLNLELSDLAEMCDLESALEGDINRIFQLADEMSNPDTAYARIAGLDQDIAAIERKLDEQLATRPEARDSAKVREARENLESIFSVLRKRVADLQARIDDLTSWREFEIARMIEDFQKVFGAIEKNSKGRFRIIDNIAAQESQDYYVDFKVHSSEDPLIRMPAVLIDVVRDLLANARKYTSPGGRINAGVWSDDSRLCISVEDSGRGIPEDEIESVIDYGQRASNVQDRRTMGGGLGLTKAYFICKQLGGRFWIRSELDRGTRIRMMIPKIAGEVSDCSEPLDTAAD is encoded by the coding sequence ATGAAAGATATCGAGATTACCCGCCCCCTAGAACTCGACAGATCGCAGACTGTCGCTCTCGATACGCATTCTTTTTTAAATATCCTGAATGTGCTGAATCTGGAGCTTTCGGACCTGGCCGAAATGTGCGATCTGGAAAGCGCGCTTGAGGGCGATATCAACCGAATTTTCCAACTGGCCGATGAGATGTCGAACCCTGATACCGCCTATGCGCGAATTGCCGGGCTTGATCAGGACATCGCGGCCATCGAGCGAAAATTGGACGAGCAACTGGCCACCCGGCCCGAAGCGCGCGACTCGGCCAAGGTGCGCGAGGCGCGCGAGAATCTGGAGTCGATTTTCTCGGTGCTGCGCAAGCGCGTTGCCGATCTTCAGGCGCGTATTGACGACCTGACGTCCTGGCGGGAGTTTGAAATTGCACGGATGATCGAGGACTTTCAAAAAGTGTTTGGCGCTATCGAGAAAAATAGCAAGGGGCGTTTTCGTATCATCGATAACATCGCCGCACAGGAGTCCCAAGACTATTACGTCGATTTCAAAGTGCACAGCTCCGAGGACCCGTTAATCCGCATGCCGGCGGTGCTGATCGATGTGGTGCGAGACCTGCTTGCCAATGCACGCAAATACACGTCACCCGGTGGCCGCATCAATGCCGGCGTGTGGAGCGATGACAGCCGGCTGTGCATTAGCGTGGAGGACTCCGGCCGGGGGATTCCCGAGGATGAAATTGAATCAGTCATCGACTACGGCCAGCGCGCCTCCAATGTGCAAGATCGCCGCACCATGGGCGGCGGCCTCGGGCTAACCAAGGCCTATTTTATTTGCAAGCAACTCGGCGGGCGGTTTTGGATTCGCTCGGAGTTGGATCGAGGTACGCGAATTCGGATGATGATTCCAAAGATTGCCGGGGAAGTCAGCGACTGCTCGGAGCCTTTAGATACTGCGGCAGATTAA